A region from the Sandaracinus amylolyticus genome encodes:
- a CDS encoding HmuY family protein → MTTTTRIALAAIALTTFACAPDLRSDDDGEDAGAHDAGPVQDGSIPPSSGPFRHTVNDDGTITTIVDATEGTAYLDLESGLAVTPADPLDSRDWDLAFTRFSITTNGGASGTGGAAAARLPAADFDALDAPPETGWIADGVDIEEDTDAFPESAFNGGVEGVNDWYDYDRSSHRLTPRDVVFVVRSVEGHFFKLRIDGYYDDAGTPAVIAFRWARIGGGDVELPDAGPPDRPDAGGDAGVDPIPGDAITIDASARDAFVYLRVGAGVVTITDPETSLDWDLAIRRTLIRTNSGESGAGLGGARSAGAVELERVIETDTIGFVVDDVAASGIPGAPAEARSPILASWYDYDPTTHAVTPKDETFVVRTARGEYARLRIWSWEDGTFRLSLEAIDVVPQEHAIEVEASTSGSWAYVDLHAAAVVTIAEPATDATWDLALSRTLYRTSSGTSGPGQGGAIDTNVADPATVLELPSEGFVADDERTMPGPPGSPTYSGNGALEGWYAYDPTTHAVSPRATTYAIRLADGSVGRLVIRAYASGRSTLGWTYAGPGRTTVAASR, encoded by the coding sequence ATGACGACCACCACACGCATCGCGCTCGCCGCGATCGCGCTCACCACGTTCGCGTGCGCGCCCGATCTGCGCTCCGACGACGACGGAGAGGACGCCGGCGCGCACGACGCGGGGCCCGTCCAGGACGGCTCGATCCCGCCCTCGAGCGGCCCGTTCCGCCACACGGTGAACGACGACGGAACGATCACCACGATCGTCGACGCGACCGAGGGCACCGCCTATCTCGATCTCGAGTCCGGCCTCGCGGTCACGCCCGCCGATCCGCTCGACTCGCGCGACTGGGATCTCGCGTTCACGCGCTTCTCGATCACGACGAACGGCGGCGCGAGCGGCACCGGCGGCGCGGCAGCGGCACGCCTGCCCGCCGCCGACTTCGACGCGCTCGACGCTCCGCCCGAGACCGGCTGGATCGCCGACGGCGTCGACATCGAAGAGGACACCGACGCGTTCCCCGAGAGCGCGTTCAACGGCGGCGTCGAGGGCGTCAACGACTGGTACGACTACGATCGTTCGTCGCATCGCCTCACGCCGCGCGACGTCGTGTTCGTGGTGCGCAGCGTCGAGGGCCACTTCTTCAAGCTGCGCATCGACGGCTACTACGACGACGCGGGCACGCCCGCGGTGATCGCGTTCCGCTGGGCGCGCATCGGAGGCGGCGACGTCGAGCTCCCCGACGCCGGCCCGCCCGATCGTCCCGACGCGGGCGGTGACGCGGGCGTCGATCCGATCCCGGGCGACGCGATCACCATCGACGCGTCCGCACGCGATGCGTTCGTCTACCTCCGCGTCGGCGCGGGCGTCGTCACGATCACGGATCCCGAGACCTCGCTCGACTGGGATCTCGCGATCCGTCGCACGCTCATCCGCACCAACTCGGGCGAGAGCGGCGCCGGCCTCGGCGGCGCGCGGAGCGCGGGCGCGGTCGAGCTCGAGCGCGTCATCGAGACCGACACGATCGGGTTCGTCGTCGACGACGTCGCGGCGAGCGGCATCCCGGGCGCGCCGGCCGAAGCGCGCAGCCCGATCCTCGCGTCCTGGTACGACTACGATCCGACGACGCACGCGGTCACGCCGAAGGACGAGACCTTCGTGGTGCGCACCGCGCGCGGCGAGTACGCGCGCCTTCGCATCTGGTCGTGGGAGGACGGCACGTTCCGCTTGTCGCTCGAGGCGATCGACGTCGTGCCGCAGGAGCACGCGATCGAGGTCGAGGCGTCGACGAGCGGGAGCTGGGCATACGTCGATCTGCACGCGGCCGCGGTCGTCACGATCGCGGAGCCGGCGACCGACGCGACGTGGGATCTCGCGCTGAGCCGCACGCTGTACCGCACGAGCTCGGGCACCAGCGGCCCCGGGCAGGGTGGCGCGATCGACACGAACGTCGCCGATCCCGCCACGGTGCTCGAGCTGCCGAGCGAGGGCTTCGTCGCCGACGACGAGCGCACGATGCCCGGCCCCCCGGGCTCGCCGACGTACTCGGGCAACGGCGCGCTCGAGGGCTGGTACGCGTACGACCCCACGACGCACGCGGTCTCGCCGCGCGCGACGACCTACGCGATCCGCCTCGCCGACGGGAGCGTCGGGCGCCTCGTGATCCGCGCGTACGCGAGCGGCCGGTCGACGCTCGGCTGGACCTACGCGGGGCCGGGCCGGACGACGGTCGCTGCATCGCGGTGA
- a CDS encoding TonB-dependent receptor plug domain-containing protein, with protein MRRFPALAVSLSIALCAAHAHAQSGDTAPREAPPECPPDDELCTSSVVVSATRTEVAQDDSPVRVEVIDRATIERSGARDLGELLEEQPGMLVTRSFRGDAIQMQGLDPEHVLVIVDGERVPGRVGGAIDLGRYGLEDVERVEIVRGGSSALYGSDAIAGVIHVITRRTRDELELDASASGGGGEGGGIADATARAGARLGDVSLRLSGGFHWAEPFRRGGDPTIPEDQRATDGSARLQWSVGGDVRWRVDPTLSLDARAEYMQRGLSGVDRNDAGAVFDRAQLAEQLQSGLGASWALAGAIRLVTRASYAIFREQYLRDQRGASALDEHQDHREDLGQLLVQLDIPVDTHLLTFGFEELFQRLESDRLDGVGTRFRASPFVQDEWTVIDDDVRLVLVPGVRVDADSQYGTQLSPKLAVRFDPVRQLVLRASFGTGFRAPSFQELLLRFENPTVGYVVLGNPDLGPETSRSYQLGAEWTPITELRGSLSLFRNDVDGLITTITAEESPDGTLFTYDNVASATTQGIESSLTARPIRELSLAASYTFTHAWDHENDRALEGRAAHRITLSATFDHREWDLGATARCALTGERPFYVDEELIYSPWAAQLDLRIYKRFERHLEISAGIDNVLDAGDAYLPLRPRTFYGGIRGRL; from the coding sequence ATGCGCCGCTTCCCAGCCCTCGCCGTTTCGCTGTCGATCGCGCTCTGCGCGGCGCATGCCCACGCACAGTCGGGAGACACTGCGCCCCGCGAGGCGCCGCCCGAGTGCCCACCCGACGACGAGCTCTGCACGTCGAGCGTCGTGGTCAGCGCGACGCGCACCGAGGTCGCGCAGGACGACAGCCCGGTGCGCGTCGAGGTGATCGATCGCGCGACGATCGAGCGCTCGGGCGCGCGCGATCTCGGCGAGCTCCTCGAGGAGCAGCCGGGGATGCTGGTGACGCGTTCGTTCCGCGGCGACGCGATCCAGATGCAGGGCCTCGACCCCGAGCACGTGCTCGTGATCGTCGACGGCGAGCGCGTGCCCGGTCGCGTCGGCGGCGCGATCGATCTCGGTCGTTACGGGCTCGAGGACGTCGAGCGCGTCGAGATCGTGCGCGGCGGATCCAGCGCGCTCTACGGCTCCGACGCGATCGCGGGCGTGATCCACGTGATCACGCGTCGCACGCGCGACGAGCTCGAGCTCGACGCGAGCGCGAGCGGCGGAGGAGGCGAGGGCGGTGGGATCGCCGACGCGACCGCCCGTGCCGGCGCGCGTCTCGGCGACGTCTCACTGCGCCTCTCGGGCGGGTTCCACTGGGCCGAGCCCTTCCGCCGCGGCGGCGATCCGACGATCCCCGAGGACCAGCGCGCGACCGACGGCAGCGCGCGCCTGCAGTGGTCGGTCGGCGGCGACGTGCGGTGGCGCGTCGATCCGACGCTCTCGCTCGACGCGCGCGCCGAGTACATGCAGCGCGGCCTCTCGGGCGTCGATCGCAACGACGCGGGCGCGGTGTTCGATCGCGCGCAGCTCGCCGAGCAGCTGCAGAGCGGGCTCGGCGCGTCGTGGGCGCTCGCGGGCGCGATCCGCCTCGTCACGCGCGCGTCGTACGCGATCTTCCGCGAGCAGTACCTGCGCGATCAGCGCGGCGCGTCCGCGCTCGACGAGCACCAGGATCACCGCGAGGACCTCGGACAGCTGCTCGTGCAGCTCGACATCCCCGTCGACACGCACCTGCTCACGTTCGGCTTCGAAGAGCTCTTCCAGCGCCTCGAGTCCGATCGGCTCGACGGAGTCGGCACGCGCTTCCGCGCGTCGCCGTTCGTGCAGGACGAGTGGACCGTGATCGACGACGACGTGCGCCTGGTGCTCGTGCCCGGCGTGCGCGTCGACGCGGACTCGCAGTACGGCACGCAGCTCTCGCCGAAGCTCGCGGTGCGCTTCGATCCGGTGCGTCAGCTCGTGCTGCGCGCGTCGTTCGGCACCGGCTTCCGCGCGCCGTCGTTCCAAGAGCTGCTGCTGCGCTTCGAGAACCCGACCGTCGGGTACGTCGTGCTCGGCAACCCGGACCTCGGGCCCGAGACGTCGCGCAGCTACCAGCTCGGCGCGGAGTGGACGCCGATCACCGAGCTGCGCGGATCGCTCTCGCTCTTCCGCAACGACGTCGACGGGCTGATCACGACGATCACCGCCGAAGAGAGCCCCGACGGCACGCTCTTCACGTACGACAACGTCGCGTCCGCGACGACGCAGGGCATCGAGTCGTCGCTCACCGCGCGCCCGATCCGCGAGCTCTCTCTCGCCGCGAGCTACACGTTCACGCACGCGTGGGATCACGAGAACGATCGCGCGCTCGAGGGACGCGCGGCGCATCGCATCACGCTGAGCGCGACGTTCGATCACCGCGAGTGGGATCTCGGCGCGACCGCGCGCTGCGCGCTCACCGGTGAGCGCCCGTTCTACGTCGACGAAGAGTTGATCTACTCGCCGTGGGCCGCGCAGCTCGATCTGCGCATCTACAAGCGCTTCGAGCGCCACCTCGAGATCTCGGCGGGCATCGACAACGTGCTCGACGCCGGAGACGCGTACCTGCCGCTGCGCCCCCGCACGTTCTACGGCGGCATCCGCGGCCGGCTTTGA
- a CDS encoding Kelch repeat-containing protein, with amino-acid sequence MKRSKLSRIHVLHVMAALAASVVGTLSSGCGGASPRADEARATATPAAGSGGQSAADARVSSAATARVEGDFHAVLPTAVTSFGAASANGALYVLGGYHGTPHAYVPEDQSGAFSRLDLSRTGASWETLPEIAPAQSIALVAHGARVCRTGGMRAVRENERVRLRSIDEAGCFDPARGSWEALPSLPSPRSSHEAAVVGDTLVVAGGWALEGEAPGTFARSWLALDLAHPERGWREAEAPFARRGLGVASLGESVIVVGGLDEAGEISSRVDVLDVARGTWSRGPDFPGDAFGVAIERAGDRVIASGRDGVVWSWRGGDDAWQRVGTMMFPRFFHQLVARGDDEVIAIGGIRGMVDAPRTAHVEAIALSPRTSPRVTVLTIDSPMRAKNRQGLFVHDDALHFFGGNVSLEQHDFEPQHFVAEHHALDLPSLSWTRRADYPFSRQTIQTVAVEDRGIAIGGFGHEGTTPSTGQARTQAEAFTYSFDEDRWTPWSALPVTRSQFGLVADGEGALWALGGLDYDPAREGEDAFRHLTEIVRADASTGEWQDAGVAMQGARRAFGGARIGDVMYVVGGMRGEFQLVEDCQALDLRARAWRTITCPRTPRLNPQLVAIGDRLYLVGGTSRGEGGLAADRTIEVYDPQRDAWSVLIEDLPIEPKHLRAFELRGRLVLVSTHDAEPVARVAVVTLPE; translated from the coding sequence GTGAAGCGCAGTAAACTGAGTCGAATCCACGTGTTGCACGTGATGGCCGCGCTCGCGGCCAGCGTCGTGGGCACCCTGTCGTCGGGCTGCGGCGGCGCCTCGCCGCGCGCGGACGAAGCGCGGGCGACCGCCACGCCGGCCGCGGGATCGGGCGGGCAGAGCGCGGCGGATGCGCGCGTGTCGAGCGCGGCCACGGCGCGCGTCGAGGGCGACTTCCACGCGGTGCTGCCGACCGCGGTGACGAGCTTCGGCGCGGCGTCGGCGAACGGCGCGCTCTACGTGCTCGGCGGCTATCACGGCACGCCGCACGCGTACGTGCCCGAGGATCAGTCGGGCGCGTTCTCGCGGCTCGATCTGTCGCGCACCGGCGCGTCGTGGGAGACGCTCCCCGAGATCGCGCCCGCGCAGAGCATCGCGCTCGTCGCGCACGGCGCGCGCGTGTGCCGCACCGGCGGGATGCGCGCGGTGCGCGAGAACGAGCGCGTTCGTCTGCGATCGATCGACGAGGCAGGGTGCTTCGATCCCGCGCGCGGATCGTGGGAAGCGCTTCCGTCGCTGCCGTCGCCGCGCTCGTCGCACGAGGCTGCGGTGGTCGGCGACACGCTCGTCGTCGCGGGCGGCTGGGCGCTCGAGGGCGAGGCGCCGGGGACGTTCGCGCGCAGCTGGCTCGCGCTCGATCTCGCGCATCCGGAGCGCGGCTGGCGCGAGGCCGAGGCGCCGTTCGCGCGTCGTGGGCTCGGCGTCGCGTCGCTGGGCGAGAGCGTGATCGTCGTCGGTGGGCTCGACGAGGCGGGCGAGATCTCGTCGCGCGTCGACGTGCTCGACGTGGCGCGCGGCACGTGGTCGCGCGGGCCGGACTTTCCGGGTGATGCGTTCGGCGTCGCGATCGAGCGCGCGGGCGATCGTGTGATCGCGAGCGGGCGCGACGGCGTGGTGTGGTCGTGGCGCGGCGGCGACGACGCGTGGCAGCGCGTGGGCACGATGATGTTCCCGCGCTTCTTCCATCAGCTCGTCGCGCGGGGAGACGACGAGGTGATCGCGATCGGCGGGATCCGCGGGATGGTCGACGCGCCGCGCACCGCGCACGTGGAGGCGATCGCGCTCTCGCCGCGCACGTCGCCCCGCGTGACGGTGCTGACGATCGACTCGCCGATGCGCGCGAAGAACCGCCAGGGGCTCTTCGTGCACGACGACGCGCTCCACTTCTTCGGCGGCAACGTGTCGCTCGAGCAGCACGACTTCGAGCCGCAGCACTTCGTCGCGGAGCACCACGCGCTCGATCTGCCGTCGCTCTCGTGGACGCGGCGCGCCGACTATCCGTTCTCGCGACAGACGATCCAGACCGTCGCCGTCGAGGATCGCGGGATCGCGATCGGCGGGTTCGGGCACGAGGGCACGACGCCGTCGACCGGCCAGGCGCGCACGCAGGCGGAGGCGTTCACGTACTCGTTCGACGAGGATCGCTGGACGCCGTGGAGCGCGCTGCCGGTGACGCGTTCGCAGTTCGGTCTGGTCGCGGACGGCGAAGGCGCGCTGTGGGCGCTCGGCGGGCTCGACTACGACCCGGCGCGCGAGGGCGAGGACGCGTTCCGGCACCTCACCGAGATCGTGCGCGCCGACGCGAGCACCGGTGAGTGGCAGGACGCCGGCGTCGCGATGCAGGGCGCGCGTCGTGCGTTCGGCGGCGCGCGCATCGGCGACGTGATGTACGTCGTCGGCGGGATGCGCGGCGAGTTCCAGCTCGTCGAGGACTGTCAGGCGCTCGATCTGCGTGCGCGCGCGTGGCGCACGATCACGTGCCCGCGCACGCCGCGCCTCAACCCGCAGCTCGTCGCGATCGGCGATCGCCTCTACCTCGTCGGCGGCACGTCGCGCGGTGAAGGCGGGCTCGCGGCGGATCGCACGATCGAGGTGTACGACCCGCAGCGCGACGCGTGGTCGGTGCTGATCGAGGATCTGCCGATCGAGCCGAAGCACCTGCGCGCGTTCGAGCTGCGCGGGCGGCTGGTGCTGGTGTCGACGCACGACGCGGAGCCGGTCGCGCGCGTCGCCGTCGTGACGCTGCCGGAGTGA
- the hflX gene encoding GTPase HflX, which translates to MTRPRSSSSTDRSSDLAILLAPSGEASSSELERLLAGLGIRVAHTVPLTRDPGAGKRAEVRASIDALARAPDQRVLVVVDRALDPGAQRELEIELDVEVLDRTAVVLRVFEQRARTRLAQLEVELARLAYEIPRVRDDGARRDREGGGGGRGARGHTEVELRKQQLRERSARLEREVERLRASRATQAAARRDVPRVALVGYTNAGKSSLLRALTGSDVLVEDALFATLDTTVRALSPATTPRVLVSDTVGFMRNLPHALVASFHTTLDEARDADLLLLVVDASDPEHREQLRVTREVLETIGATSPTRIVLSKIDRVDPERRASLLRELPGALAISAHDPADVRRLRDAIVAFFARDEEHDVLVVPFTEGRLMAEIRAEAHVVSEHHDEPGTALAVRARPDVLERWRTALPPLPAITTAADLVGAAARYGLRVAPERDALDASGLDFLVLHARDDAGSPWVVRTPRRPDVIASAQREARVLRLVAPSLPAAVPEWRVHARDVIAYRRIEGTPGWRFDDAGALQWAFDPSAPPDAFLDTYARLIASLQSIPVDRIHDAGVRVEAAGDARAELARAMHATRDVLAPSDAVWSRWQRWIDDDASWPAHVALAHGDLHPGHLLLDDASRITGVLDWTEARATDPSLDLAMFFGCYGRDALESVVDRFARAGGVTWPAIVSHTIERWAAYAVVIAEWALRTGDDAVLAHARHHLATITAST; encoded by the coding sequence ATGACCCGTCCCCGAAGCTCTTCGTCCACCGATCGATCGTCCGACCTCGCCATCCTGCTCGCGCCGAGCGGCGAGGCCTCGTCCTCCGAGCTCGAGCGCCTGCTCGCCGGGCTCGGCATCCGCGTCGCACACACCGTCCCGCTCACGCGCGATCCCGGCGCCGGCAAGCGCGCCGAGGTGCGCGCGAGCATCGACGCGCTGGCGCGCGCGCCCGATCAGCGCGTGCTCGTCGTCGTCGATCGCGCGCTCGATCCCGGAGCACAGCGCGAGCTCGAGATCGAGCTCGACGTGGAGGTGCTCGACCGCACCGCGGTCGTGCTGCGGGTGTTCGAGCAGCGCGCGCGCACCCGCCTCGCGCAGCTCGAGGTCGAGCTCGCGCGGCTCGCCTACGAGATCCCTCGCGTGCGCGACGACGGTGCGCGACGTGATCGCGAGGGCGGCGGTGGAGGTCGCGGCGCGCGCGGCCACACCGAGGTCGAGCTGCGCAAGCAGCAGCTGCGCGAGCGCAGCGCGCGGCTCGAGCGCGAGGTCGAGCGACTGCGCGCCTCGCGCGCGACCCAGGCCGCGGCGCGTCGTGACGTGCCGCGCGTCGCGCTCGTCGGCTACACGAACGCCGGCAAGTCGTCGCTGCTGCGCGCGCTGACGGGCAGCGACGTGCTCGTGGAAGACGCGCTCTTCGCGACGCTCGACACCACGGTGCGCGCGCTCTCGCCCGCGACGACGCCGCGCGTGCTCGTCTCCGACACGGTCGGCTTCATGCGGAACCTCCCGCACGCGCTCGTCGCGTCGTTCCACACGACGCTCGACGAAGCGCGCGACGCGGACCTGCTGCTCCTCGTCGTCGACGCATCGGACCCCGAGCATCGCGAGCAGCTGCGCGTCACGCGCGAGGTGCTCGAGACGATCGGCGCGACGTCCCCCACGCGGATCGTGCTGAGCAAGATCGATCGTGTCGATCCCGAGCGCCGCGCGTCGCTGCTGCGCGAGCTGCCCGGTGCCCTCGCGATCAGCGCGCACGATCCCGCCGACGTGCGCCGACTTCGCGACGCGATCGTCGCGTTCTTCGCGCGGGACGAGGAGCACGACGTGCTCGTCGTTCCGTTCACCGAAGGACGCCTGATGGCGGAGATCCGCGCCGAGGCACACGTCGTCTCCGAGCACCACGACGAGCCCGGCACCGCGCTCGCGGTCCGCGCTCGGCCCGACGTGCTCGAGCGATGGCGCACCGCGCTGCCTCCGCTCCCCGCGATCACGACCGCGGCGGATCTCGTGGGCGCGGCCGCGCGCTACGGGCTCCGCGTCGCGCCCGAGCGTGACGCGCTCGACGCGAGCGGGCTCGACTTCCTCGTGCTCCACGCGCGCGATGACGCGGGCTCGCCGTGGGTCGTCCGCACGCCGCGCCGACCGGACGTGATCGCGTCCGCACAGCGCGAGGCGCGCGTGCTCCGGCTCGTCGCGCCGTCGCTTCCGGCCGCCGTGCCCGAGTGGCGCGTGCACGCGCGCGACGTGATCGCGTACCGGCGGATCGAGGGCACGCCGGGCTGGCGCTTCGACGACGCGGGCGCGCTCCAGTGGGCGTTCGATCCGAGCGCGCCTCCCGACGCGTTCCTCGACACCTACGCGCGCCTGATCGCGTCGCTGCAGTCCATCCCCGTCGATCGCATCCACGACGCGGGCGTGCGCGTCGAAGCGGCCGGCGACGCGCGCGCCGAGCTCGCCCGCGCGATGCACGCGACACGCGACGTGCTCGCGCCGTCCGACGCCGTGTGGTCGCGATGGCAGCGATGGATCGACGACGACGCGTCGTGGCCTGCCCACGTCGCGCTCGCGCACGGCGACCTCCACCCCGGCCATCTGCTCCTCGACGACGCGTCACGCATCACCGGCGTGCTCGACTGGACCGAGGCCCGCGCCACCGATCCGTCGCTCGATCTCGCGATGTTCTTCGGCTGCTACGGGCGCGACGCGCTCGAGTCGGTCGTCGATCGCTTCGCGCGCGCAGGCGGCGTCACCTGGCCCGCGATCGTGTCGCACACGATCGAGCGCTGGGCCGCGTACGCCGTCGTGATCGCGGAGTGGGCGCTGCGCACCGGCGACGACGCGGTGCTCGCGCACGCGCGCCATCACCTCGCGACGATCACCGCATCGACCTGA
- a CDS encoding TolB family protein gives MTMRCLCACLAICVVACSSSDDGSDAGASDSGAADSGVDAGLSYRVFFDEGFGEETREQFRTASPASIAAPEIVYPETGTLVPPNMLGIDIHFRVAVVQAFEVTFAQGGMPSVVVYTRCAPVGDGCVFQPWSEVWEEVAARRAAGPYSITIRGLAGDRVTEPSAAIELELADEPIEGGLYYSSATDSPPSIRRHELGLARRSAERFLDTDGLFTTHSVSRDGTRIAISSVGSDTDVITRVFDVVTRAEIDAPFVSEVGYVARYGPEHDLLLSSQLADLPDTRTIQIVHDGSVVEEFDVGPGHSADWSPDGDRIVYDLTVDMRGFLFVFDLMLIERVDGAWQAPRKIPTPDIIGAYSPSFAPDSDWVGFTALDSTDQDATGTFAPLLVATRISDGRYVHLRRALGDVDRFHERPEILRWNPSPYTHDGRRIYWLTFSTARDCGLLPAIDHEFTAGRQVWMAAFDPEADPDDPSRPAFRVPAQRWRIDNRMGEWALTVRRPQCETDADCPDGEQCIDGFCYEAPE, from the coding sequence ATGACGATGCGATGTCTGTGCGCGTGTCTCGCGATCTGCGTCGTAGCTTGTTCCTCGAGCGACGACGGCTCCGATGCGGGAGCGAGCGACTCGGGGGCGGCGGACTCCGGCGTCGACGCGGGGCTCTCGTATCGAGTCTTCTTCGACGAGGGATTCGGCGAGGAGACGAGAGAGCAATTCCGCACTGCGTCTCCCGCGTCGATCGCCGCGCCGGAGATCGTCTATCCGGAGACTGGCACGCTCGTCCCGCCGAACATGCTCGGGATCGACATCCACTTCCGCGTCGCCGTGGTGCAGGCGTTCGAGGTGACGTTCGCGCAGGGCGGGATGCCGTCGGTCGTCGTGTACACGCGGTGCGCGCCGGTGGGCGACGGGTGCGTGTTCCAGCCGTGGAGCGAGGTGTGGGAAGAGGTCGCGGCGCGGCGCGCGGCGGGGCCCTACTCCATCACGATCCGCGGGCTCGCCGGAGATCGCGTGACCGAGCCCTCGGCGGCGATCGAGCTCGAGCTCGCCGACGAGCCGATCGAAGGCGGCCTCTATTATTCGTCGGCGACGGACTCCCCTCCTTCGATCCGCCGGCACGAGCTGGGCCTCGCGCGTCGTAGCGCGGAGCGATTCCTCGACACCGACGGGCTCTTCACGACGCACTCGGTGTCGCGCGATGGAACGCGGATCGCGATCAGCTCGGTCGGCAGCGACACCGACGTGATCACGCGTGTGTTCGACGTCGTCACGCGCGCGGAGATCGACGCGCCGTTCGTGTCGGAGGTCGGATACGTCGCGCGGTACGGGCCCGAGCACGATCTGCTGCTGAGCTCGCAGCTCGCGGATCTGCCCGACACCCGCACGATCCAGATCGTCCACGACGGCAGCGTCGTGGAGGAATTCGACGTCGGCCCGGGTCACTCCGCGGACTGGTCGCCCGACGGAGATCGCATCGTCTACGACCTGACGGTCGACATGCGCGGGTTCCTGTTCGTGTTCGATCTCATGTTGATCGAGCGCGTCGACGGAGCTTGGCAGGCGCCGAGGAAGATCCCGACGCCCGACATCATCGGTGCTTATTCGCCCTCGTTCGCGCCGGACTCGGACTGGGTCGGATTCACCGCGCTCGACTCCACCGATCAGGACGCGACTGGCACCTTCGCGCCGCTGCTCGTCGCGACGCGCATCTCCGATGGACGCTACGTGCACCTGCGCCGCGCGCTCGGGGACGTGGATCGATTCCACGAGCGGCCCGAGATCCTGCGGTGGAACCCGAGCCCGTACACGCACGACGGTCGTCGGATCTACTGGCTCACCTTCTCGACGGCGCGCGACTGCGGGCTGCTGCCCGCGATCGATCACGAGTTCACCGCAGGGCGGCAGGTCTGGATGGCGGCGTTCGATCCCGAGGCCGATCCTGACGATCCCTCGCGCCCCGCGTTCCGCGTCCCGGCGCAGCGCTGGCGCATCGACAACCGGATGGGCGAGTGGGCGCTCACGGTGCGGCGGCCGCAATGCGAGACCGACGCAGACTGCCCCGACGGTGAGCAGTGCATCGACGGCTTCTGCTACGAGGCGCCGGAATGA